From Amycolatopsis sp. YIM 10, the proteins below share one genomic window:
- the hemC gene encoding hydroxymethylbilane synthase gives MSRTIRIGTRGSKLALAQTGTVAKALEDAGAQVELVTISTPGDRSSAPITEIGIGVFTSALRDALTAGEIDVAVHSYKDLPTAPAPGLVIAAVPPRADPRDALIARDGLTLGELPPGSTVGTGSPRRTAQLRALGLGLEIVPIRGNIDTRMGKVSGGELDAVVLARAGLARVGRLAEITETLDPIQLLPAPAQGALAVECRADDTDVAELLQSTLDDEATRIAVTAERAMLAALEAGCSAPVGALAEVVEDLDENGSVIERVSLRGTAAVGGDGEAVDMLRASAVAGKDEAEKLGRELAAELLDLGAGALTAN, from the coding sequence TTGAGCAGGACCATCAGGATCGGCACGCGCGGCAGCAAGCTCGCGCTGGCCCAGACCGGCACCGTGGCCAAGGCGCTGGAAGACGCCGGCGCCCAGGTGGAGCTGGTCACCATCTCCACCCCCGGCGACCGCTCCAGCGCGCCGATCACCGAGATCGGCATCGGGGTGTTCACCTCCGCGCTGCGTGACGCGCTGACCGCCGGTGAGATCGACGTCGCCGTGCACTCCTACAAGGACCTTCCCACCGCGCCCGCGCCGGGACTGGTGATCGCGGCGGTCCCGCCGCGTGCCGACCCGCGTGACGCGCTGATCGCCCGCGACGGCCTCACCCTCGGCGAACTGCCGCCGGGGTCGACCGTCGGCACCGGCTCGCCGCGGCGCACCGCGCAGCTGCGCGCGCTCGGCCTCGGCCTGGAGATCGTGCCGATCCGCGGCAACATCGACACCCGCATGGGCAAGGTGTCCGGCGGTGAGCTCGACGCCGTGGTGCTGGCCAGGGCCGGGCTGGCCAGGGTGGGCAGGCTCGCCGAGATCACCGAGACGCTCGACCCGATCCAGCTGCTGCCCGCGCCCGCCCAGGGCGCGCTGGCGGTGGAGTGCCGGGCGGATGACACCGACGTCGCCGAGCTGCTCCAGTCCACTTTGGACGACGAAGCCACCCGGATCGCGGTGACCGCGGAACGGGCCATGCTGGCCGCGCTGGAAGCCGGGTGCAGTGCCCCGGTGGGGGCGCTGGCCGAGGTGGTGGAGGACCTCGACGAGAACGGCTCGGTGATCGAGCGGGTTTCGTTGCGGGGCACCGCGGCCGTCGGCGGTGACGGCGAGGCGGTGGACATGCTCCGCGCCTCCGCGGTGGCCGGGAAGGACGAGGCGGAGAAGCTCGGCCGCGAGCTGGCCGCCGAGCTGCTCGACCTCGGCGCGGGCGCGCTGACCGCGAACTGA
- a CDS encoding redox-sensing transcriptional repressor Rex: protein MVAQRGRRGGSARQAGTPDADNAPTAEMPTVPDAPVNGVADPVRAKSIPEAAVARLAVYLRVLSAMAEQGATTVSSEELSAAAGVNSAKLRKDLSYLGSYGTRGVGYEVSVLVGHIERTLGLTRKHKVAVVGIGNLGHALANYGGFPGRGFPVEALFDLDPDLIGVPVGGLPVSHLDEIPKVCAEREISIGVIATPPTAAQSVCDRLVAGGVQCILNFAPVVLQAPPHVEVRKVDLAVELQILSFHVARRADEEAGVNGVADNGMVVRS, encoded by the coding sequence GTGGTCGCACAGCGGGGCCGCCGAGGTGGTTCGGCCAGGCAGGCGGGCACTCCCGACGCCGACAACGCGCCGACCGCCGAGATGCCGACCGTGCCGGACGCGCCGGTGAACGGCGTGGCCGACCCGGTCCGCGCCAAGTCCATTCCCGAAGCCGCCGTCGCCCGCCTCGCCGTCTACCTGCGGGTGCTCTCCGCGATGGCCGAGCAGGGCGCGACCACGGTCTCCAGCGAAGAACTCTCCGCGGCCGCCGGGGTCAACTCGGCGAAGCTGCGCAAGGACCTGTCCTACCTGGGCTCCTACGGCACGCGCGGGGTCGGCTACGAGGTCTCCGTGCTGGTCGGCCACATCGAGCGCACGCTCGGGCTGACCCGCAAGCACAAGGTCGCCGTGGTCGGCATCGGCAACCTGGGCCACGCGCTGGCCAACTACGGCGGTTTCCCCGGCCGCGGTTTCCCGGTGGAGGCCCTGTTCGACCTCGACCCCGACCTGATCGGCGTGCCGGTCGGCGGGCTGCCGGTGTCGCACCTGGACGAGATCCCGAAGGTGTGCGCCGAGCGTGAGATCTCCATCGGCGTGATCGCCACCCCGCCGACCGCCGCGCAGTCGGTCTGCGACCGGCTGGTGGCCGGCGGTGTGCAGTGCATCCTCAACTTCGCGCCGGTGGTGCTCCAGGCTCCACCGCACGTCGAGGTTCGCAAGGTAGACCTGGCGGTGGAACTGCAGATCCTTTCGTTCCACGTGGCGCGCAGGGCCGACGAAGAAGCGGGTGTGAACGGCGTGGCGGACAACGGCATGGTGGTGCGATCGTGA
- a CDS encoding bifunctional uroporphyrinogen-III C-methyltransferase/uroporphyrinogen-III synthase — MTPARKTTGRVAFVGSGPGDAGLLTVRAQELLGKAEVVVTDPDVPAGVLAFAHPDAEVRPAVGDPAEVAKDLVNEAKSGRLTLRLVAGDPLTQSAAVAEVQAVAKTSAVFDVVPGVSPGAAVPAYAGVALGGTHIEVDVRGEVDWAALAGTGAPLVLHATSSHLAEAASRLTEHGLAPATPVAVTSNGTINTQRTVDSTLASLSADAGELVGPLVVTVGQAAGQRSKLSWWESRALYGWKVLVPRTKEQAGDMADRLHSHGATSHEVPTISVEPPRSPAQMERSVKGLVDGRYQWLVFTSTNAVRAVWEKFEEFGLDARAFSGVKIACVGEATAAKVRSFGIIPELVPSGEQSSEGLLAEFPPYDDVLDPVDRVLLPRADIATETLSAGLRERGWEIDDVTAYRTVRAAPPPAETREMIKTGGFDAVCFTSSSTVRNLVGIAGKPHTRTLVACIGPKTAETATEFGLRVDVQPETPNVTALVDALAAHAARLRAEGALPPPRKAKRARRS, encoded by the coding sequence ATGACCCCCGCGCGCAAGACCACCGGGCGCGTCGCCTTCGTGGGCTCGGGCCCCGGCGACGCCGGTCTGCTGACCGTCCGTGCCCAGGAGCTGCTGGGCAAGGCCGAGGTCGTGGTGACCGATCCGGACGTGCCCGCCGGTGTGCTGGCCTTCGCCCACCCCGACGCCGAGGTGCGCCCCGCGGTGGGGGACCCGGCCGAGGTGGCCAAGGACCTGGTCAACGAGGCCAAGTCGGGCCGGCTGACGCTCCGGCTGGTCGCCGGTGACCCGCTGACCCAGTCCGCCGCGGTGGCCGAGGTGCAGGCCGTGGCCAAAACCAGCGCCGTGTTCGACGTGGTGCCCGGCGTTTCGCCCGGTGCCGCGGTGCCCGCCTACGCCGGTGTGGCGCTCGGCGGCACGCACATCGAGGTCGACGTGCGCGGCGAGGTCGACTGGGCCGCGCTGGCCGGCACCGGCGCCCCGCTGGTGCTGCACGCCACCTCCAGCCACCTGGCCGAAGCCGCCTCCCGGCTGACCGAGCACGGGCTGGCCCCGGCCACCCCGGTCGCGGTCACCTCGAACGGCACCATCAACACCCAGCGCACGGTGGACTCCACGCTGGCCTCGCTCTCGGCCGACGCCGGTGAGCTGGTCGGCCCGCTGGTGGTCACCGTCGGGCAGGCCGCCGGGCAGCGCTCGAAGCTGTCCTGGTGGGAGTCGCGCGCGCTGTACGGCTGGAAGGTGCTGGTCCCGCGCACCAAGGAGCAGGCTGGCGACATGGCCGACCGGCTGCACAGCCACGGCGCCACCTCGCACGAGGTGCCGACCATCTCGGTCGAGCCGCCGCGCAGCCCGGCGCAGATGGAGCGCTCGGTCAAGGGCCTGGTCGACGGCCGGTACCAGTGGCTGGTGTTCACCTCCACCAACGCGGTGCGCGCGGTGTGGGAGAAGTTCGAGGAGTTCGGCCTGGACGCGCGGGCGTTCTCCGGCGTGAAGATCGCCTGCGTCGGCGAGGCCACCGCGGCGAAGGTGCGCTCGTTCGGCATCATTCCCGAGCTGGTGCCCTCCGGTGAGCAGTCCTCGGAAGGCCTGCTGGCCGAGTTCCCGCCCTACGACGACGTGCTGGACCCGGTCGACCGGGTGCTGCTGCCGCGGGCGGACATCGCCACCGAGACGCTGTCCGCCGGGCTGCGCGAGCGCGGCTGGGAGATCGACGACGTGACGGCCTACCGGACCGTCCGGGCCGCCCCGCCGCCAGCCGAGACCCGCGAGATGATCAAGACCGGCGGGTTCGACGCGGTGTGCTTCACCTCGTCGTCCACCGTGCGGAACCTGGTCGGCATCGCGGGCAAGCCGCACACCCGGACCCTGGTGGCCTGCATCGGCCCGAAGACCGCGGAGACGGCGACCGAGTTCGGCCTGCGCGTGGACGTGCAGCCGGAAACCCCGAACGTGACCGCGCTGGTGGACGCGCTCGCCGCGCACGCCGCCCGCCTGCGGGCCGAGGGCGCGCTGCCGCCGCCGCGCAAGGCCAAGCGCGCTCGCCGCTCGTAG
- a CDS encoding glutamyl-tRNA reductase has protein sequence MSILAIGLSHRTADLTMLERAAVPAAELGKVLHELQQAEHIAEVMVLSTCNRIEVFAVVDAFHGGLSDVSAVLARQAGVEPATLYDNLYVHYAGAAVEHMFSVASGLDSMVIGETQILGQVRAAYATAREAGTVGRVLHELTQTTLRVGKRVQTETGLGELGASVVSEALRAAGEIEGKHALVVGAGSMGALTGSHLRKAGIGSITVANRTLVNAQRLAASIAEQGVPAAAVPMTELTAAVARADVVVSSTGAADAVLDTSHVLPREGRELVICDLGLPRDVEPAVAELAGVRVVDLETVRRRMSAATGTSETDRQLAKATGIVLDEVREYLAGQRSAEVTPTVTALRKRAAEVVDAELLRLDNRLPELDTTVREELGRTVRRVVDKLLHAPTVRVKQLAGQDAGTDYASALRELFELDPAAPQVVARPSDPQETNGEPN, from the coding sequence GTGAGCATTCTGGCCATCGGGCTCTCCCACCGCACCGCGGACCTGACCATGCTGGAGCGGGCCGCCGTGCCCGCCGCCGAGCTGGGCAAGGTGCTCCACGAGCTGCAGCAGGCCGAGCACATCGCCGAGGTGATGGTGCTCTCGACCTGCAACCGCATCGAGGTCTTCGCGGTGGTCGACGCCTTCCACGGCGGCCTGTCCGACGTCTCCGCGGTCCTCGCGCGCCAGGCCGGGGTCGAACCCGCCACGCTGTACGACAACCTCTACGTGCACTACGCCGGTGCCGCCGTCGAGCACATGTTCTCGGTGGCTTCGGGCCTGGACTCGATGGTCATCGGCGAGACGCAGATCCTCGGCCAGGTCCGCGCCGCCTACGCCACCGCGCGCGAGGCGGGCACGGTCGGCCGTGTGCTGCACGAGCTGACCCAGACCACGCTGCGCGTCGGCAAGCGCGTGCAGACCGAGACCGGCCTCGGCGAGCTGGGCGCCTCCGTGGTGTCCGAGGCGCTGCGTGCGGCCGGTGAGATCGAGGGCAAGCACGCGCTGGTCGTCGGCGCCGGTTCGATGGGCGCGCTGACCGGGTCGCACCTGCGCAAGGCGGGCATCGGCTCGATCACCGTGGCGAACCGCACGCTGGTCAACGCCCAGCGCCTGGCCGCGTCGATCGCCGAGCAGGGCGTGCCCGCCGCCGCGGTGCCGATGACCGAGCTGACCGCGGCCGTCGCCAGGGCGGACGTGGTGGTCTCCAGCACCGGTGCCGCCGACGCCGTGCTCGACACCTCCCACGTGCTCCCGCGCGAAGGCCGTGAACTGGTCATCTGCGATCTCGGGCTGCCGAGGGACGTCGAACCCGCCGTCGCCGAGCTGGCCGGCGTCCGGGTGGTCGACCTGGAGACCGTGCGCCGCCGGATGAGCGCGGCGACCGGTACCTCCGAGACCGATCGCCAGCTCGCCAAGGCCACCGGCATCGTGCTGGACGAGGTGCGCGAGTACCTCGCCGGCCAGCGCAGCGCCGAGGTCACCCCGACCGTCACCGCCCTGCGCAAGCGGGCCGCGGAGGTGGTCGACGCCGAGCTGCTGCGGCTGGACAACCGGCTGCCGGAACTCGACACCACGGTCCGCGAGGAGCTGGGCCGCACCGTCCGCCGCGTGGTGGACAAGCTCCTGCACGCGCCGACCGTGCGCGTGAAGCAACTCGCCGGACAGGACGCCGGAACCGACTACGCCAGCGCGCTGCGCGAGCTGTTCGAGCTCGATCCCGCCGCGCCGCAGGTGGTCGCGCGTCCTTCTGATCCACAAGAAACCAACGGTGAACCGAATTGA
- the hemB gene encoding porphobilinogen synthase — MFPEHRPRRLRVTPAMRRLVSETTLRPRQLILPMFVAEGADAPRPIASMPGVVQHTRDSLRKAAVEAVRAGVGGLMLFGIPEQHDAIGSGATDENGILNVALRDLKAELGDETVLMADTCLDEFTDHGHCGVLDANGGVDNDATLERYAEMALAQARAGAHLLGPSGMMDGQVGVIRRALDDAGFTDTGILAYSAKYSSAFFGPFREAVNSQLKGDRKTYQQDPGNAREALREIELDVAEGADMVMVKPALAYLDIVRAAAEVSPVPVAAYNISGEYAMVEAAVANGWLNREATVLEVLTSIRRAGADSILTYWAAEAARWLD; from the coding sequence GTGTTTCCCGAGCATCGTCCCCGCCGGTTGCGTGTCACCCCCGCGATGCGGCGCCTCGTCAGTGAGACCACGCTCCGCCCGCGGCAGCTGATCCTGCCGATGTTCGTGGCCGAGGGCGCCGACGCGCCGCGGCCGATCGCGAGCATGCCCGGCGTGGTCCAGCACACCCGCGACTCGTTGCGCAAGGCCGCCGTCGAGGCCGTGCGCGCCGGGGTCGGCGGGCTGATGCTCTTCGGCATTCCGGAGCAGCACGACGCCATCGGCTCCGGGGCCACCGACGAGAACGGCATCCTCAACGTCGCGCTCCGCGATCTCAAGGCCGAACTGGGCGACGAGACCGTGCTGATGGCCGACACCTGCCTCGACGAGTTCACCGACCACGGTCACTGCGGCGTGCTCGACGCGAACGGCGGCGTGGACAACGACGCCACCCTCGAGCGCTACGCCGAAATGGCGCTGGCCCAGGCGCGGGCGGGCGCGCACCTGCTCGGCCCGAGCGGGATGATGGACGGCCAGGTCGGCGTGATCCGCCGTGCGCTGGACGACGCCGGATTCACCGACACCGGAATTCTCGCCTATTCCGCGAAGTACTCCAGCGCCTTTTTCGGCCCGTTCCGCGAGGCGGTCAACTCGCAGCTCAAGGGCGATCGCAAGACCTACCAGCAGGACCCGGGCAACGCGCGGGAAGCGTTGCGCGAGATCGAACTGGACGTGGCCGAGGGCGCGGACATGGTGATGGTCAAGCCCGCGCTCGCCTACCTGGACATCGTGCGCGCCGCCGCCGAGGTCTCGCCGGTGCCGGTGGCCGCGTACAACATCTCCGGTGAGTACGCGATGGTCGAGGCCGCGGTGGCGAACGGCTGGCTGAACCGCGAAGCGACGGTGCTGGAGGTCCTGACCTCGATCCGCCGCGCCGGTGCCGACTCGATCCTCACCTATTGGGCCGCCGAGGCGGCGCGCTGGCTGGACTGA
- a CDS encoding efflux RND transporter periplasmic adaptor subunit: MTKRRTWVINGVLVLALGGAAFGAYQAFAPAEGDAQAQSRTTPVTRADVTESVSAAGTVASAYTANADFGTAGEVATIEVAVGDTVTAGQRLATLDSAQAERKLDLARSELAAAEEELANAPETSAALQAKVDQAEIEVADAETAVANTVLTAPGAGTVTTINGYVGQQVGNGGSGFVVLTDLRNYLVDSSIAEVDTAKVKAGQQATVTVNALSGKEITATVESIALTPAESGDTVTYPAKLKLSEPPEGLRPGQSTSVSITVAEAKNALAVPAAAVPGGGTVLVRRDGQDVPVRVELGVRGQALVEVKSGLSEGDQVVLQAAGARQ, encoded by the coding sequence ATGACAAAGCGCCGTACCTGGGTCATCAACGGGGTGCTCGTCCTGGCGCTCGGCGGTGCCGCGTTCGGGGCGTACCAGGCGTTCGCGCCCGCCGAGGGGGACGCGCAGGCGCAGTCCCGGACCACCCCGGTGACCAGGGCGGACGTCACCGAGTCGGTGTCCGCGGCAGGCACGGTGGCCAGCGCGTACACGGCGAACGCCGATTTCGGCACCGCCGGCGAGGTGGCCACCATCGAGGTCGCGGTCGGCGACACCGTCACCGCCGGGCAGCGACTGGCCACTTTGGACAGTGCGCAGGCGGAGCGGAAGCTGGACCTGGCGCGGAGCGAACTGGCCGCGGCCGAGGAGGAGCTGGCGAACGCGCCGGAGACCAGCGCCGCGCTGCAGGCCAAGGTGGACCAGGCCGAAATCGAGGTGGCCGACGCCGAAACCGCGGTCGCGAACACCGTGCTGACCGCGCCGGGCGCGGGCACGGTCACCACGATCAACGGTTACGTCGGGCAGCAGGTCGGCAACGGCGGCTCCGGCTTCGTGGTGCTCACCGATCTCCGGAACTACTTGGTGGACTCGTCGATCGCCGAGGTCGACACGGCGAAGGTGAAGGCGGGCCAGCAGGCCACGGTCACGGTCAACGCGTTGTCCGGCAAGGAGATCACCGCGACCGTGGAGTCGATCGCGCTGACCCCGGCGGAGAGCGGCGACACGGTGACGTACCCGGCCAAGCTGAAGTTGTCCGAGCCGCCGGAGGGGTTGCGGCCCGGCCAGTCGACGAGCGTGTCGATCACCGTCGCCGAAGCGAAGAACGCGCTGGCGGTGCCCGCCGCGGCGGTACCGGGCGGCGGCACGGTGCTGGTGCGCCGCGACGGCCAGGACGTGCCGGTGCGGGTGGAACTCGGGGTGCGCGGCCAGGCGTTGGTCGAGGTCAAGTCGGGACTGAGCGAAGGCGACCAGGTGGTGCTGCAGGCGGCCGGGGCACGCCAGTGA
- a CDS encoding type VII secretion target, giving the protein MTGSGFRVDTGRIRRAATGFRASGDSVGTAVESISAAKVPTEAFGISGPGPELAADIEKAVGHRLERLRTRHARLGEFAGKLDVAADDYDRNESETQEDLRAAGRSE; this is encoded by the coding sequence ATGACCGGATCAGGGTTCCGCGTCGACACCGGGCGGATCCGCCGGGCGGCCACGGGATTCCGCGCCAGCGGGGACTCCGTCGGCACCGCGGTGGAGTCGATCTCGGCGGCCAAGGTGCCGACCGAGGCCTTCGGCATCTCCGGGCCGGGGCCGGAACTGGCCGCCGACATCGAGAAGGCCGTCGGGCACCGGCTGGAGCGGCTCCGCACGCGGCACGCGCGCCTCGGTGAGTTCGCCGGGAAGCTCGACGTCGCGGCCGACGACTACGACCGCAACGAGTCCGAGACCCAGGAAGACCTGCGAGCCGCGGGAAGGTCGGAATGA
- a CDS encoding ABC transporter ATP-binding protein → MTVIEVRGLHKTYGDGETAVHALRGVDLVVPRGEYVAIMGASGSGKSTLLNVLGCLDVPTSGEYVLDSVPVSALRESQLSLLRNRKIGFVFQSFNLVPRVSALSNVELPLGYAGLRRAQRRARAMAALELVGLTDRAKHVPSELSGGQQQRVALARALVTAPALLLADEPTGNLDRASTAEVLGVFDRLHALGRTIVVITHENEVAAHARRVIRVSDGRIVSDETGW, encoded by the coding sequence GTGACCGTCATAGAGGTCAGGGGTCTGCACAAGACCTACGGCGACGGGGAAACCGCCGTGCACGCGTTGCGCGGGGTGGATCTGGTGGTGCCGCGCGGTGAGTACGTGGCGATCATGGGAGCTTCCGGCTCCGGCAAGTCCACGCTGCTGAACGTGCTCGGCTGCCTGGATGTGCCGACCAGCGGGGAGTACGTGCTCGATTCGGTGCCGGTGAGTGCGTTGCGCGAGAGTCAGCTCTCCTTGCTGCGCAACCGGAAGATCGGCTTCGTCTTCCAGTCGTTCAACCTGGTGCCCAGGGTCAGCGCACTGTCCAATGTGGAGCTCCCGTTGGGGTACGCCGGGTTGCGCCGGGCCCAGCGGCGGGCGCGGGCGATGGCCGCGCTGGAACTGGTCGGCCTCACCGATCGCGCGAAGCACGTGCCCAGTGAACTGTCCGGCGGGCAGCAGCAACGCGTCGCGCTGGCCAGGGCGCTGGTGACCGCGCCGGCGCTGCTGCTGGCCGACGAGCCGACCGGCAATCTCGACCGGGCCAGCACCGCCGAGGTGCTCGGCGTGTTCGACCGGTTGCACGCGCTGGGCCGGACGATCGTGGTGATCACGCACGAGAACGAGGTCGCCGCGCACGCCCGCCGGGTGATCCGGGTCAGTGACGGCCGGATCGTCTCCGACGAGACGGGGTGGTGA
- a CDS encoding BTAD domain-containing putative transcriptional regulator, which yields MEFEVLGPMRVRRADGPSQPSGKLQRILLGVLLTRANRPVPVDVLTDALWGERADRRAAQKLQLHVHRLRGLLGEPGRLVFDSGGYLLRVLPGELDAERFESLSGEAVDDPALARKALDLWQGTPFDGLDVPLLTDEARRLAETRLNLLEALFEAELNAGRHLAVVGELGALAAAHPLRERLHALLVRALYRGGRQADALAACRTARRVLRTELGLEPGPELRELEQAIFEGRETEPAGPSPVPAQLPAQARGFTGRERELAELDELAPLSVITGTAGAGKTALALRWAHRTRDRFPDGQLYADLHGYGPDRPADPADVLAGFLRALGVDGAALSPVLAERSAKFRTRVAGRRLLIVLDNARTAEQVRPLLPGTGSCVVLVTSRDTLTGLAAVDGARRHELDRLPAAASLTLLRELTGDRVDAEPEAAAQVIELCARLPLALRIAAESIRDRPARSIAALVEELADERARLDLLDADGDPRAAVRSAFSWSFQHLPAEAARVFRLLGLHPGHDTGEQAVAALADIDLRTARRALGQLRRANLVEASADGRYVMHDLLRAYAGESAGEDDAASRRILGWYVHSAIAARAVLDPHARPMWSDAVEPPSHLPVFGDRAAALAWFELERENFSAAVRDAVARGYATVAWQLASALLIYFYSSRRWDDWLGTHRTALAVADPLGRAHMLNGLGVAYDDLHDHERAIACHREAAELFDAESTVDDGLAAAWNQNNLGVVYDNAKRFPEAAACYEDGLRRFRALGDPRGEGYCLNNLGDVLRQQGSFAEAEAYLREAMEVHRRAADTPARRFTLCTLGDLHRDSGDPERALEAYREALEISRMLGESWRAARVQARLGAVLHSIGRDGEAREFLREALEVFTRNGDPEAAEVRKLLAEIG from the coding sequence ATGGAGTTCGAAGTGCTCGGGCCGATGCGCGTCCGCCGGGCCGACGGCCCGTCCCAGCCGTCCGGGAAGTTGCAGCGGATCCTGCTCGGCGTGCTGCTGACCAGGGCGAACCGCCCGGTTCCCGTCGACGTGCTCACCGACGCGCTGTGGGGTGAACGCGCCGACCGGCGGGCCGCGCAGAAGCTGCAGCTGCACGTCCACCGCCTGCGCGGGCTGCTCGGCGAACCGGGACGGCTGGTCTTCGACTCCGGTGGGTACCTGCTGCGCGTGCTGCCCGGTGAGCTGGACGCGGAGCGATTCGAATCACTTTCCGGCGAGGCCGTCGACGACCCCGCACTGGCCAGGAAGGCGCTGGACCTGTGGCAGGGCACCCCGTTCGACGGGCTCGACGTGCCGTTGCTCACCGACGAAGCGCGGCGGCTCGCCGAGACCCGGCTCAACCTGCTGGAGGCGCTGTTCGAGGCGGAGCTGAACGCCGGTCGACACCTGGCCGTGGTCGGTGAGCTGGGTGCGCTGGCCGCGGCACACCCGCTGCGCGAACGGCTGCACGCGCTGCTCGTGCGGGCGCTGTACCGCGGGGGCAGGCAGGCCGACGCGCTCGCCGCGTGCCGCACCGCGCGCCGGGTGCTGCGGACGGAGCTGGGCCTGGAGCCGGGCCCGGAACTTCGCGAACTCGAGCAGGCGATCTTCGAGGGCCGCGAAACCGAGCCCGCCGGGCCGTCACCCGTTCCGGCACAACTCCCGGCGCAGGCACGCGGGTTCACCGGCCGCGAGCGCGAACTCGCCGAGCTGGACGAACTCGCCCCGCTGTCGGTGATCACCGGTACCGCGGGGGCGGGCAAGACGGCGCTGGCGCTGCGCTGGGCCCACCGCACGCGCGACCGGTTCCCCGACGGGCAGCTCTACGCCGATCTGCACGGATACGGTCCCGACCGCCCCGCCGATCCGGCCGACGTGCTCGCCGGTTTCCTGCGGGCGCTCGGGGTGGACGGCGCCGCGCTGTCGCCGGTGCTCGCCGAGCGCTCGGCCAAGTTCCGCACGCGGGTGGCCGGGCGGCGGCTGCTGATCGTGCTGGACAACGCGCGGACCGCCGAGCAGGTGCGGCCGCTGCTGCCCGGCACCGGTTCGTGCGTGGTGCTGGTGACCAGCCGCGACACGCTGACCGGACTGGCCGCGGTCGACGGCGCGCGGCGGCACGAGCTGGACCGGCTGCCCGCCGCGGCCTCGCTCACCCTGCTCCGCGAGCTGACCGGCGACCGGGTGGACGCCGAGCCGGAGGCCGCCGCCCAGGTGATCGAGCTGTGCGCGCGGCTGCCGCTGGCGCTGCGGATCGCCGCCGAGTCCATTCGCGACCGGCCGGCCCGCAGCATCGCCGCGCTGGTCGAGGAACTGGCCGACGAGCGCGCCCGGCTCGACCTGCTCGACGCCGACGGGGACCCGCGGGCCGCGGTCCGCTCGGCCTTCTCGTGGTCGTTCCAGCATCTGCCCGCGGAAGCCGCCAGGGTGTTCCGGCTGCTCGGGCTGCACCCCGGTCACGACACCGGCGAGCAGGCGGTGGCCGCGCTGGCGGACATCGATCTGCGGACCGCGCGACGCGCGCTCGGCCAGCTCCGGCGCGCCAACCTGGTCGAGGCGAGCGCCGACGGCCGATACGTGATGCACGATCTTCTGCGGGCATATGCCGGTGAGTCGGCTGGTGAGGACGACGCGGCGTCGCGGCGCATCCTCGGCTGGTACGTGCATTCGGCGATCGCCGCGCGCGCCGTGCTCGACCCGCACGCCCGGCCGATGTGGAGCGACGCCGTCGAGCCGCCGTCGCACCTGCCCGTGTTCGGAGACCGCGCGGCGGCGCTGGCCTGGTTCGAGCTGGAACGGGAGAACTTCAGCGCGGCCGTCCGCGACGCCGTGGCCAGGGGGTACGCCACGGTCGCCTGGCAGCTGGCTTCGGCGCTGCTCATCTACTTCTATTCGAGCCGCCGCTGGGACGACTGGCTCGGCACGCACCGGACCGCGCTCGCGGTCGCCGACCCGCTGGGCCGCGCGCACATGCTGAACGGGCTCGGCGTCGCCTACGACGACCTGCACGACCACGAGCGGGCGATCGCCTGCCACCGGGAAGCTGCGGAGTTGTTCGACGCCGAAAGCACAGTGGACGACGGGCTGGCCGCGGCGTGGAACCAGAACAACCTCGGCGTGGTCTACGACAACGCGAAGCGGTTCCCCGAGGCCGCCGCCTGCTACGAGGACGGCCTGCGGCGGTTCCGCGCGCTCGGCGACCCGCGTGGCGAGGGCTACTGCCTCAACAACCTCGGCGACGTGCTCCGGCAACAGGGCTCCTTCGCCGAAGCCGAGGCGTACCTGCGTGAGGCGATGGAGGTCCACCGGCGGGCCGCCGACACCCCCGCGCGCCGGTTCACCCTGTGCACGCTCGGCGATCTGCACCGCGACAGCGGCGATCCGGAACGCGCGCTCGAGGCGTACCGGGAGGCCCTGGAAATCAGCCGGATGCTCGGCGAGAGCTGGCGCGCGGCACGGGTCCAGGCACGCCTCGGCGCGGTACTGCACAGCATCGGGCGCGACGGCGAAGCCCGCGAATTCCTGCGCGAGGCGCTGGAGGTGTTCACCCGCAATGGCGATCCGGAGGCCGCGGAAGTGCGGAAACTGCTCGCCGAGATCGGGTGA
- a CDS encoding YbaB/EbfC family nucleoid-associated protein, which translates to MATSLSALAARNNRADEGLLALRKDLAQRTVTARDRGDLVQVEVDSGGKVLAVSVNSTLVRKVDAKTLANAILQASTGAQRAAAELVAERRAYHLGK; encoded by the coding sequence ATGGCGACTTCGCTGTCCGCGCTGGCCGCGCGGAACAACCGTGCCGACGAGGGCCTGCTCGCGCTGCGCAAGGATCTCGCCCAGCGCACCGTCACCGCGCGCGACCGCGGTGACCTGGTCCAGGTCGAGGTGGACTCGGGCGGCAAGGTGCTCGCGGTCTCGGTGAATTCGACGCTGGTGCGCAAGGTGGACGCCAAGACCCTGGCGAACGCGATCCTGCAGGCCTCCACCGGCGCCCAGCGCGCGGCCGCCGAGCTGGTCGCGGAACGCCGCGCGTACCACCTCGGCAAATGA